From Triticum aestivum cultivar Chinese Spring unplaced genomic scaffold, IWGSC CS RefSeq v2.1 scaffold1296, whole genome shotgun sequence, the proteins below share one genomic window:
- the LOC123172929 gene encoding uncharacterized protein has protein sequence MTEKSLQPPGAIAGAPAIFQRQAMAGAGEDDDEAAAPPPPASPSHSGEATHHLDDEAAEQSTNHEPSLRMENLPRLAGQKKVVFTQAFHCYPKDPTSALKLVLDVIPVAFSTDLDLWGKKKKVFYGVCLPGTGAGSCCFYKATPRQPNADNGVLQLTRCLDIVPRLETLHLDMVYLNLDDGGSDEVVEEEGSHMSHHGHLRTVYMSGFRCYNDQVKLAYCILQNARVLEHMEIQPRVAAGMFPISGSWRWHS, from the exons ATGACGGAGAAATCGCTCCAGCCTCCAGGGGCCATCGCCGGAGCTCCGGCGATCTTCCAGCGGCAAGCAATGGCCGGAGCAGGAGAAGATGACGAcgaagcagccgctcctcctcctcccgcctcccCCTCACACTCTGGCGAGGCAA CCCACCACTTGGACGATGAGGCGGCGGAGCAGAGCACCAACCACGAGCCGTCCTTGCGGATGGAGAACCTTCCTCGCCTGG CAGGGCAAAAAAAGGTAGTATTTACTCAAGCATTTCACTGTTACCCTAAGGATCCAACCAGTGCGTTAAAATTAGTCCTTGATGTGATTCCTGTGGCGTTCTCCACGGATCTGGACCTCTGGGGCAAAAAAAAAAAGGTGTTTTATGGGGTTTGTTTGCCTGGGACAGGGGCAGGGAGCTGCTGTTTCTATAAAGCCACACCCAG GCAGCCAAATGCCGATAACGGAGTTCTTCAACTTACCCGCTGTTTGGATATTGTGCCCCGACTGGAGACGTTGCATTTGGAT ATGGTATATCTGAACCTTGACGATGGTGGGAGCGATGAGGTGGTGGAGGAGGAAGGCTCCCATATGAGCCACCATGGTCATCTCAGGACAGTCTACATGAGCGGGTTCCGGTGCTACAATGATCAGGTCAAGCTAGCGTACTGTATCTTGCAGAATGCTCGTGTTCTCGAGCACATGGAAATACAGCCAAGGGTCGCGGCCGGTATGTTCCCCATTTCAGGATCATGGCGCTGGCATTCTTGA
- the LOC123172931 gene encoding uncharacterized protein: MEPEDKGVDVDHARTRGYTVHVVGIAFPVLPLDRPPLYLELLSRTSFLPQHNTGTHTRSFLVKQSSLKLNNEELLPCRLASTRTVPGRFLLCCHAMTGDIFRRIVGKDEEEHDDELPDEEPAFLPVERPHHAPACMHGSSSTGSTCSCLDEVVQPAKRRRSSATAGPGGA, translated from the exons ATGGAACCGGAGGATAAAGGAGTGGATGTAGATCACGCACGCACGCGCGGGTACACCGTCCATGTTGTCGGAATCGCATTCCCCGTCCTCCCGCTCGATCGGCCTCCTCTTTATCTTGAGCTCCTCTCCCGCACCTCCTTTCTTCCCCAACACAACACAGGGACACACACAAGGTCCTTCCTCGTGAAGCAGAGCTCGCTCAAGCTCAACAACGAGGAGCTCCTTCCTTGTCGCCTCGCCTCGACTCGCACA GTCCCAGGCCGCTTTCTGCTCTGCTGCCACGCCATGACCGGAGACATCTTCCGGCGCATCGTCGGCAAAGATGAAGAAGAACATGACGATGAGCTTCCCGACGAGGAGCCGGCGTTTTTGCCGGTTGAACGACCTCACCATGCGCCTGCATGCATGCACGGCTCTTCCTCGACAGGTAGTACCTGCTCGTGCCTTGATGAGGTCGTTCAACCAGCAAAACGGCGGCGGTCGTCGGCGACGGCGGGTCCCGGCGGTGCCTAA
- the LOC123172928 gene encoding disease resistance protein Pik-2-like, whose translation MEATVLSVGKSVVSGAVSYAQSAVAKEVALQLGVQRDQAFIRDELEMMQSFLMAAQDERDNNKVVKTWVKQVRDLGYDVEDCLQDFVVRFEKSPSWWRILSTLLDRRHVAMEMKDLRAKVEDVSQRNLRYHLIRGTAAGSKSVATTVEQYSAGSKASATMFGVDEARRAVKPRVHLAQLINKEQGKDLRVIVVWGTCGVLGKASVIRQAYDDSDNFECRAWINLTHPFDPIVFMQSIMRQFYGYSSSLSELATEGRSCRERASAIGAEVLKKMLLMKQEDLVDEFNEHVNNKIYLIVLDDLCSIQDWDWVRTYFPSNSNGNRIIVATQEVEVASLCIGRNCQVSELKQVSDDQTLYVFYLKSPQGGGNLMEPESSSNATASVTNNRTNSSLPTCEIPAGDQAKDDTGGHNAIKRSLSHIMSTTAILEGSEVVGREREKSHILKLIADPENKVQVISVWGMGGLGKTALVKDIYESRELSGVFNKHAFLSIMSPFCYEVLLWSLAIQLGVAETSGGTVYSSRREVEGLKYDLANFLREKRCLIVLDDLSSTTEWDMIMQIFHHYENGSQIIVTTREESIANYCSRHQENVYKLRGLDKKHALVFFTKKVFKENECSYRQYPELVEQAEQILKKCNGLPLAIIAIAGFLANQPKTVTEWRKLNESLSSELEVNAELDTIRTVLLKSYDGLPYHLKACFLYLAIFPANYKISLTRLLRRWIAEGYSTEVRGKSSYEIAESYFMDLISRSMILPSWRSSHSRKEMDSCQLYDIIREVVISKSMEENLVFRLEAGCGLNSPVTTRHLSVSNDWNGDESEFEGTVDLSRVRSLTIFGKWRPFFISDKMRLLRVLDLENTTGLVDHHLKHVGKLFHLRYLSLRGCHGIYHLPGSLGNLRQLQTLDVMGTNIIKLPKTIIKLRKLQHVRARGVGSNDECVYEEYPDGLPKLMRNKLCILTSSTVGFCVACCAPQLLKDCMDIDGDTNRRDVCTVCCCSYMPMLMTRRSPRGVAVPRGIYRLKALHTLALVNISRGKAALREVEKLTGLRKLGVTGIDKSNARELCSAMASLSCLQTLLVQSEGKPGLSGCLDGLSSPPANLESLKLYGNLVKLPAWFDGGLKNLAKLKLRSSRIEDHDATIQVLGSLPNLAILRLWKESFTGEEVHLHFEQGAFQTLILLELSSPGKLKSVVFEDGATPKLELLQYSDQRNEDVVWEENDDNQSEESSRVGLFSGLASLGNLKEFLFKAGNYKGDFVRNLRSQLESNPRRPLLKME comes from the exons ATGGAGGCAACGGTGCTGAGCGTGGGCAAGTCCGTGGTGAGCGGAGCTGTTAGCTACGCCCAATCCGCCGTCGCAAAGGAGGTGGCGCTGCAGCTGGGAGTGCAGCGCGACCAGGCCTTCATCAGGGACGAGCTcgagatgatgcagtccttcctgaTGGCTGCACAGGATGAGCGAGACAACAACAAGGTGGTCAAGACCTGGGTCAAGCAGGTCCGCGACCTGGGCTACGATGTGGAGGACTGCCTCCAGGACTTTGTCGTTCGCTTCGAGAAGTCGCCCAGCTGGTGGCGGATCCTGAGCACGCTGCTTGACCGGCGCCATGTGGCCATGGAGATGAAGGACCTCCGAGCCAAGGTCGAGGATGTCAGCCAGAGGAACCTGCGGTACCACCTCATCAGGGGGACAGCTGCTGGTTCGAAGTCCGTGGCCACCACTGTTGAGCAGTACTCTGCAGGAAGCAAGGCCAGTGCTACAATGTTTGGTGTTGACGAAGCGAGGCGTGCCGTGAAGCCGAGGGTACATCTTGCCCAGCTCATCAACAAAGAGCAGGGCAAGGATCTTAGAGTGATTGTGGTGTGGGGAACATGTGGTGTTCTTGGGAAGGCATCTGTCATAAGGCAGGCGTATGATGATTCGGATAACTTCGAATGTCGTGCCTGGATTAACCTTACACATCCTTTCGACCCAATTGTGTTCATGCAAAGCATTATGAGGCAGTTCTATGGATATTCTTCTTCTCTTTCAGAATTAGCAACTGAGGGACGAAGTTGTAGAGAAAGAGCAAGCGCTATAGGGGCTGAAGTTCTCAAGAAGATGCTGCTGATGAAGCAAGAAGATTTGGTTGACGAGTTCAATGAGCATGTGAATAATAAGATTTACCTGATTGTTCTTGACGACCTGTGTAGCATACAAGATTGGGACTGGGTTAGAACGTACTTTCCTTCCAACAGTAATGGTAACCGGATCATTGTGGCCACACAAGAAGTTGAAGTTGCAAGCTTATGCATCGGCCGGAACTGCCAAGTCTCAGAGCTTAAGCAAGTATCCGATGATCAAACTCTCTATGTTTTCTACCTCAAG AGCCCTCAAGGTGGAGGAAATTTAATGGAGCCAGAGTCCAGCTCAAACGCGACCGCCAGTGTCACCAATAATAGAACAAACTCTTCGCTGCCCACCTGTGAGATACCAGCTGGTGATCAAGCTAAAGATGACACCGGTGGACATAATGCCATCAAAAGGAGCCTCAGCCACATTATGTCGACGACGGCTATTCTGGAGGGATCTGAAGTTGTTGGAAGGGAGAGAGAAAAATCTCACATCCTCAAACTAATTGCGGATCCAGAAAACAAAGTTCAGGTTATCTCTGTGTGGGGAATGGGTGGTCTCGGGAAAACTGCTCTAGTCAAAGATATCTATGAAAGCCGAGAACTCAGTGGCGTATTTAACAAGCATGCTTTTCTCAGTATCATGAGCCCTTTCTGTTATGAGGTACTCCTTTGGAGTTTAGCTATCCAACTAGGGGTGGCAGAAACTAGTGGTGGCACGGTGTACTCATCGCGCAGAGAGGTTGAAGGACTGAAGTATGATCTGGCAAATTTTCTGAGAGAAAAGAGGTGCTTGATTGTTCTCGACGACTTGTCATCTACCACAGAATGGGACATGATAATGCAAATTTTTCATCATTATGAAAATGGAAGTCAAATCATTGTCACCACAAGAGAAGAAAGTATTGCTAATTATTGTTCAAGACATCAAGAAAATGTATACAAGCTCAGAGGTCTAGATAAGAAGCATGCACTTGTCTTCTTCACCAAAAAG GTATTCAAGGAAAATGAATGTTCGTACCGGCAGTATCCTGAGTTGGTTGAACAAGCAGAACAAATCTTGAAGAAGTGCAATGGTCTTCCTCTTGCAATAATCGCCATAGCTGGCTTCTTGGCAAACCAACCAAAAACTGTCACGGAGTGGAGAAAACTGAATGAGAGTCTCAGTAGTGAGTTGGAGGTGAATGCAGAGCTTGACACCATAAGAACAGTCCTTCTCAAAAGCTATGATGGTTTACCCTATCATCTCAAGGCGTGTTTCTTGTATCTGGCAATCTTTCCTGCAAACTACAAGATTAGTCTAACACGTTTGTTGCGGCGGTGGATCGCAGAGGGCTACTCAACAGAGGTGCGCGGCAAGTCTTCCTATGAAATAGCAGAAAGCTACTTCATGGACCTCATAAGCAGGAGCATGATCCTGCCATCTTGGCGATCAAGTCATAGTAGAAAAGAAATGGACTCTTGCCAACTCTATGATATCATCCGTGAAGTAGTCATCTCGAAGTCCATGGAGGAAAATCTTGTTTTCAGATTGGAGGCAGGTTGCGGCTTAAACAGCCCCGTCACAACACGTCACCTCTCTGTAAGCAACGACTGGAACGGAGATGAAAGTGAATTTGAGGGTACAGTTGACCTGTCTCGTGTCAGATCCCTAACGATTTTTGGTAAGTGGAGGCCATTCTTCATTTCTGACAAGATGAGGTTGCTGAGGGTGCTGGACCTGGAAAACACTACAGGTCTGGTTGATCATCATCTCAAGCACGTTGGGAAGCTTTTCCACTTGAGATACCTTTCCCTGAGAGGTTGTCATGGAATTTATCACTTGCCAGGTTCTTTGGGTAACCTGAGGCAGCTCCAAACACTAGATGTCATGGGTACAAACATAATCAAGCTGCCAAAGACCATCATCAAGCTCAGAAAGCTACAACACGTTCGTGCCAGGGGTGTCGGGAGCAACGATGAATGTGTCTATGAAGAATATCCAGATGGGTTGCCGAAGCTGATGAGGAATAAGCTATGCATCCTGACATCCTCCACGGTGGGGTTCTGCGTGGCATGCTGTGCGCCACAGCTCCTGAAGGATTGCATGGACATTGACGGGGACACAAACAGGCGCGACGTCTGCACCGTGTGCTGCTGCTCCTATATGCCGATGTTGATGACACGTCGGAGCCCACGCGGTGTTGCGGTGCCCAGAGGAATCTACAGGCTCAAAGCCCTGCACACGTTGGCTCTCGTGAACATCTCAAGGGGGAAGGCCGCTCTGCGAGAGGTAGAGAAGCTCACCGGTCTGCGCAAGTTGGGTGTGACTGGCATTGACAAGAGCAACGCCAGAGAGCTATGTTCGGCCATGGCTAGCCTCAGCTGTCTACAGACACTGCTGGTGCAGTCGGAGGGTAAGCCGGGTTTATCTGGCTGCTTGGATGGCCTGTCCTCACCTCCTGCAAACCTCGAAAGCCTGAAGCTGTATGGCAACCTGGTCAAATTGCCGGCATGGTTCGACGGCGGGCTAAAAAATCTTGCCAAGCTCAAGCTGCGGAGTTCCAGGATAGAGGACCATGATGCCACCATACAAGTCCTTGGGAGTCTACCGAACCTAGCCATCCTGCGTCTATGGAAAGAGTCATTCACGGGTGAAGAGGTTCATCTTCATTTCGAACAGGGCGCATTCCAGACCCTAATACTGCTTGAGCTGAGTTCCCCAGGTAAGCTCAAATCTGTGGTGTTTGAAGATGGAGCAACACCTAAGCTTGAGCTGCTGCAGTATTCCGATCAGCGTAATGAAGACGTCGTTTGGGAAGAAAATGATGACAATCAGTCTGAAGAATCATCCAGAGTTGGGTTGTTTTCTGGCCTAGCTTCTCTGGGAAACCTCAAGGAATTTCTGTTCAAGGCTGGCAACTACAAGGGTGACTTTGTGAGAAACTTGCGATCCCAGCTTGAGTCGAACCCGAGACGGCCTCTTCTTAAGATGGAGTGA